From Rhododendron vialii isolate Sample 1 chromosome 7a, ASM3025357v1:
ACAACGTGCATGATCCATGAGCAAGCGATGTTTAAAAGGTCTTAGACGATACATTTATGACCAAAACCAGAACTTTTGATCAGAAGCAATGGACAATTGAGTGCTCGTGGATATGTGGTTTTAGATCCTCTCAACTCACATAAGGTACCCAATATTATTTCACCATGGGTACAATGGTAGTTAGATGATGTATTTTTAGGTCATATAAAATTCTCTGAAGGAGTATCAAATAAGTCTCTTACTATTTTCCATTGGTATGGACCATATGGAGCCCTATTTCTAAACTTCAAGTAAATGTTGTATTGTACCCATGCTGTTTTGCAGCCAATCTTATAGCAGTGCCAAATTGCCAATGCACCATTAGGGCATTGTGCCTGATTTCTTGCGTAGCAAGGATACTCCGTCAGATGTAAACATGTTGCAATTTACCTTGTCATTATGGCGGAGTTGGTTTCTGATGCTGACAAAGGAAGGGCATTGATTTTTTGTGTTGTGTAGCTACTTTTTTCTGCTAGTACTTGCTGTTTACTCTTGAGTATGTGCTGAAATTGGTAGTATTAACTATCTACCATGCCTTCTTGCCTGTTTTGCTGCTAGACTTAGTTAGTACAAGTGCTTTTGAAATAGTTTTCTTCTTCTGAATCTTTTTTGTGTTGGTAGGAATAGAGGCCCGTGGATTTATATTTGGTCCTCCCATTGCGCTGGCTATAGGAGCAAAGTTCATTCCTTTGAGAAAACCGAAGAAGTTGCCTGGTATTTCCCATCCTTATGTATGATCTCTAGTTGTCGTAGTATCTTTTAAATTGCATTCctaaataaattttctatttttcattgAATAAAAGCAGCCAGTTCTTTCGTATAAGGTTGCACTGGTGATGCTGTCATGACTATTGCATTGTCGATTCATTCCCATATGTAGGATATGCAAGATGTCACATCATTCACAAATCCACTGTAATGCTCATCTTTTGTAGCAACTGGAGACCTCTATGTAGATGTACCTTGACGAGGAGATTCCTTTTCTTAGATGTTCTTGTGAATGTGGAATGTTTTGTTTAGAGTCCTGACGTATCAGAGTGCTCTTTTACCTGACATCGGTGCAGATTTTATGTACTCCTTGGCAGGCCTTGTCATGTTTGGTGCTTACATGATTATAGGAGCTATCTTGTAAATGATTATTTTGTTACCTCTGTTTATTTTGTGTGATGACATAGTCTAAAATTTCCTTTTGGCTGGGAAGACATGATATTGGACATGACTTATGCCTCAGCTAGATTGTTCGGTTTGGCTTAGCACAAACCAGCAAACTATGCTCCTGATCATTTGTTTCTAGATCAATTGGTTCTTCTTATGgcatcaaaatttttttttttttggaaccagtTGATATTATAAAAGGGACTAAGCCCAACACTCAAGGAGATGGCCTTGAGAACTCAGtacaaacaacaaaacaaactcAGCCTAGCCAAGATACTAACagaaaaaaaaccaacttaAGCAGAATTAAAGACAGACTCCGGGAACCCCCATCTAGCACAAAATCTTGAATTGCCAGGTGATCTCACCATCCTCCTCCAAGAGCACGCACATGCCCTGATTTCCCCCATGATCAAAGCCACAAAACTGAAGAAGGATCGCTGCCAACTTGTCGAAAGATTCTGGAGTTCCTTTCTTTCCGAAGATAGTAAATCGAAGCAGACAAGCAAAGCTTGAACGTGGTGGCTTGAATTGACAAGTATCTACAGTTCAACACCCCCCACTGGATTTCAGAGGCCAAATCCCAGCCATGAGGGGGCACCTCACACTTCTCCCTAACCTGCCGCCAGACCAGAGCAGAAAAGGGACATTCATAGAACAGGTGGAAATGAGATTCCTGACCACCATGGCATCAACTTTGCTTTTCTGCTAGTTTGTTACCTATAGTGTTTGTGTAGCGGTATGAAATCCTTGACTCTGCCCCATTCCTGACATTTTTTCTCCCCGCCTCGGACACCTCCTCCACTTTTCTGATTTCAACAACCAATCCAGGCTTCACACTGGACAGCAGAAGTACCTAACACATGGAGATTACTCATGTTTCTGTTCACTTTGGTCTTTCACAATCATTTATCAAACAATTTTAGAGAAGAAGCATGCGCATTACAAAATAATCTTTCACAAGCAAAGGCTGCAAAGCGTttattcatatatgcatgcatttAGGCACTTGTGCGGTACTGGTGTTAAACAGAAAACGATGACCGTAGAAACGAAATGAACTCATAGATGACTAACCTTCAAAGCAGTAAATTAAGAGGCTGTTTAACACGAGGAATAAAATTTGGCAGAAAGAACCAACTTTCCCTGTGAATTATCGACACATCAGCCTCACCCATAGACCATGATGCAAAACATGACAGTTACATAAAACTCCCATAGGGTcaaaacccttctctttcgTGATTTGTGCTTTTAAtatgttagacttgtcccacattgctcatctaagccacccaagcttggttaataaaaatctagatgttagatttcttaaagggttccaacctaaaatcaattggcaataggtggaatAGTCTCTAGatttttattaaccaagcttgggtggcttagatgagcgatgtgggacaagtctaacactccccctcacttGCAGTCCgaatgcacgtggaggtatgaATTAAGGAAACCAGGAGATTGGACTCAGGAGACCCCTCATGTGCAGCCTGGATGCtagggatggcaacggggcggatCGGGGCGGATATTAGGGTAACCGTACCCGATACCCGAAATTGTTCCCGTACCCGAATCCGCCCCGATAACCGAACGGGGTCGGACTAGTTGTTCCATAACCGAACCGAACGGATTTCTGGTTATACCCGAACCGAACGGGTAACCGCATAAACAACAATATCTTCATCAACCCAGGAACGAAATCATTCACGGGACAAAAACAGATCATGTTCAATACTCAAAATAAACCCCATAAAACTTCAAATCAGTTCAACTCCACAGATATTTCCAAGTCAAATACATGTATCTTATACCCAAAACCTATACGTGTACAAATACATCCATTACAAACCTATAAATGTGCAAATACATGCCTGATAAGGCTTTGAAAGAATGCGGTAGATGAGTAGATCACAGCAACGAAGAGCAAAACACCCTTCGATTTCGTCTGGCGACCATGAATACGACGAAgttggagggagagagacctAAACTAGAAATCAGCACTGCTTCGATGATCGACGACGACGGCAAGGGAGAGACGGCAGACGGAGAAGAGCGGCTTCGGCTTTGtgattttgtgagagagaggcgagagagGCCTGATTCTAATTTCTGGGAACCCTACTGGTATTGTAAGTACATATATAGAAAGGGTTATCACACTCCAGGTCCTTACACCTTAACACATGCAACAAGATGGTCCCTAAcatttctgaaagtgtgcaCTTTGACCCTTagtctctttatatatatatatatatatatatatatatagtatcgGTTCGGGTATCTGCTGAACCATATCCGAACCGAACccgttcggttatggttcggggaaaaAAATCGGTTACGGTTCGtgtacccatcggttcggttcacTTTGCCATCCCTACTGGATGCAAgtggaggtatgaattgatgagttgaCTCGGGCGACGGAGACTTGACCACACGatgtgaggccacccaagacctagctctgataccatgttagatttcttggagggttccaacctaaaaccaattggcaataggtgaagtagcctctagatttttattaaccaagcttggatggcttagatgagcgatgtggcaCAAGTCTAACATAATAAATTCACATTGTCCTTGTATTCATATTTGTGCTAAAATGCTATGTGCTTatattttggtgttttgttattttagcacTCTGCATCATGATGCACCATTTACCAAGTATAAGCTGATGCATAAATACGTTACCCGGACTCTTCTACAAGTATAAAGTACCCGTGTCGGACACTCGAGTGAAGTTTATGCATAAATATTCTGTGGTGGAACTACAATTTTGACATATTGTGGTGATTTACTATACTTTACACGAgtgaagttttttcttttgttatttttattttggttgtgACAGGTGAAGTTATTTCTGAAAAGTATGTCTTAGAATATGGTACGGACTGTCTAGAGATGCATGTCGGAGCAGTAGAACCTGATGAACGTGCCTTGGTGGTTGATGACTTGATTGCTACTGGTGGAACCCTCTGTGCGGCAATGAATTTATTGGGTATTCCCTTGTAAACCGatacattttttcaagattCATGAGGTCCAGTGGCGGATCTAGGAATTTGAGGTAGAGGGGGACACAAAATCTAAACATAACCATGTTTCCTTAAACGTAACGATATGTCATGGGTTTCATCTACTAATAGAAGAATACATCATTACTATTTTCagtttatttcattttatttttcgaaATTTAGTCCATACGAATTGAAAGCATAGAAATTTAGTCCATGCGATAACAGTTAAACCTTTTACACATCTCAAGCAAAGATTTAGCAAGAGAAACTGGTAATAGGATGGGCAATTTATGTTTTTCTCAGGATATGTGGGGATCCTACACAATTAGGGGTACAAGTGTAATTAATTAGGGGGACACTAGAAATGTTGGATTATTTTGTAAGGGTACAAGTGTAAGGATACAAAAGGCAGGAGGGTCACGTGACCCTTGTGGACTCTACATGCATCTGCCACTGGGTCCAGTAGAATTGTcccttcttctttgtttttttcctctatTTCTGTAAAAGTTAACCATGATCTACATAGGCTATGGCTCATAGGATATGAATTTTCTCTGAATGTTGGATGTCACAGATTCGATAGTGTTAAGACTACAAAACCACACCCTTTTATTAGAACCTAATTCTTGGGCCCTATGAATCACTACCTTGATGAAGGCTGCAGTGAGCCAACCCTTAGCAAGTAGGATTGAAAGGTTATTATACAATTCTAGGCATAGTCTTTTGGTCTTGTTGGTTGGTGCGTTTGGAGGGCAAAATAATGAAGTACAACTTGCCATGTTTGACATACAATTGCCCTTTCTTCGTGGATTGACTATCAAGCATTGTGCTTAGAAGTCAATAAACCTTAAAAACAGCTTTTATGTGAAGGATGGAGGGTCAAAATACATGATTACAATGACCACGTGATAAATGCTAATGGTGTTTAATAAAGGTAATTTGAGCCTGCTTGAGATAGGACACAGGACTGAAATTATTGTAGAACCGTTTTTACATGCGATTTGCTTTATTAATTGAACACACCTTTAATgaagtttccaaaaaaatgttCTGTGCATGCTCTTAGTCCGTGTTTCCTTCTGATTACTGTCCTCATTGCAGTAATATGAATATTGTTCGAAGTAGGAGACATCATTAAAAATGCTTCTTTTTGTAGAGCGTGCTGGGGCTGAAGTTGTTGAATGCGCATGTGTAATTGAAATACCAGATTTAAAGGTCTGTACATCATACACCCCTGGCCACCTTTGTTTCTCTAAATATTAGATCGAATTTGGGCTGCTTTCTTGCGATCAATTACATTATCTATGATCAACTTTGAAGAAGCTTCTTGCATGCCAGTCTATCTGTTTCTTGTATTTGCAAGTTAGTTGCATTTCTCACTTGTGCTACTGATTAGAATAGTTGGGATTTTTATGCAGCTAGTCAGAATGCTTTATGGGTTCCTAACAACTATGGTGGCTAAACCTGTTGAGATAGGAATTACAACCTGACAAGCCAACTTGGAAACTTCCTATCATAAAAGAAATGCCGGCTTATATCACCAGTAATACCATCAGTGTGGAACATGAAAGAAACAAGTACATTAATATACCCCTTTCACAGAAGTAGAATCTTAAAGCTAAGTGAATCTTTTTTGTTGCTCCAGTCATAACATTGTGATAATAGGAGGAAGCCATGCAACAGATAGACCCTCTTTATATACTAAATTTTGGAACTATGTctgccaaaagtggcaagtgAGGAGAGACGCAACTGAAAATCATGCCTCCTTTATCCTCATGCCATTATGCACAGAAACTTTGCCAAATGCTGTAAAAATTAGTACCCTGGGAATTCAACTTCCATTCATGGATTGCTTTAGTTCTcactagaggccggggcacatGCCAcgtgatgcgtgtgcaagtcggattttcacaacatttttgtaaaaatgcttcccact
This genomic window contains:
- the LOC131333968 gene encoding adenine phosphoribosyltransferase 3; this encodes MSALSDDDSRIPAIKSKIRVVPNFPKPGIMFQDITTLLLDPKAFKDTIDLFVERYTGKNISVVAGIEARGFIFGPPIALAIGAKFIPLRKPKKLPGEVISEKYVLEYGTDCLEMHVGAVEPDERALVVDDLIATGGTLCAAMNLLERAGAEVVECACVIEIPDLKGRDRLNGKPLYVLVESH